In a single window of the Spirochaetota bacterium genome:
- the rpsI gene encoding 30S ribosomal protein S9 has product MYYATGRRKSAVARVWLKPGSGEIIINKKPVSKYFRRQTLGLIVRQPLETLGKVESYDIISSVVGGGWSGQAGAVKLGIARCLVQAEEKNRKILRDAGFLTRDSRMVERKKYGRKKARKSFQFSKR; this is encoded by the coding sequence ATGTATTATGCAACTGGAAGAAGAAAATCAGCTGTTGCGAGAGTATGGCTAAAACCTGGATCAGGGGAAATTATTATCAATAAAAAGCCGGTATCAAAATATTTTAGACGACAAACCCTTGGATTAATAGTCAGGCAACCCCTTGAGACACTTGGGAAGGTTGAATCTTACGATATCATATCAAGTGTAGTTGGAGGTGGGTGGTCTGGTCAAGCAGGCGCTGTTAAGCTTGGAATAGCAAGATGTCTCGTTCAAGCAGAGGAGAAGAACAGAAAAATACTCCGAGATGCAGGTTTTCTTACACGAGACTCCAGAATGGTAGAGAGGAAAAAATACGGAAGGAAGAAAGCCAGGAAAAGCTTTCAATTCTCAAAACGTTGA
- a CDS encoding TonB-dependent receptor: MNRKKLYSKHTMLKDLLIIMKKIALSSINIFLITAIGIADEGSGRTFITADEIKKMNVRNFYDLLNQVPGIVADVSTVSIRGSKKVKVLLDGRSINDPVSDDVKWSQVSINNVERVEIYKGGGSVEYGGDSSGGVILITTKKTKKWSGNIESYGGNLCTQCYSTDLQTNINNFIAGVSVGYHRTDGFRTNDDREKKRAGIKLSYELQKDIKFSPSFDYYNEKRGLAGVVGQPTPEYRKYYETNSGTLISKIKKIKSRTCIIDVVEKNKNPDVPIEVRLHPITFDQEITSQFAINELGKLSMGTGIQYAEVDVTKGLPDGEEEEMHIDRKSWIFATYDYQFKDFPLSLYSGVRGIYYSRFPNAINPEIQLRYGREKNGIIVGFNMTDNSPTFKQRYNQTTVTMPNPDLNKERAINNSITLFSHQIESITVNIAPFYNIVYKIIVLNSFYDGGQRFLKYENVDKAILNGVDTSIDWRPAQTFCLNLCYIYLRAKDDSTNNNLPGKSRHEVKIKSIIQPFNIVSIAITSSYISKQYSNISNSKSVAGYYLTTCRTDLKLNNLKAFAEVKNIFDEEYILYYGYPESPRTWIAGLQYEF; encoded by the coding sequence ATGAACAGAAAAAAATTATATTCAAAACATACAATGTTAAAAGATCTCCTTATCATAATGAAAAAGATCGCACTATCATCAATTAACATATTCCTCATAACAGCAATTGGGATTGCGGATGAAGGGTCTGGACGAACTTTTATCACTGCTGATGAGATAAAGAAGATGAATGTACGGAACTTTTATGATCTATTAAATCAGGTTCCAGGCATTGTTGCAGATGTATCCACTGTATCGATACGCGGCTCAAAGAAGGTGAAGGTACTTCTTGATGGTCGCTCCATAAATGATCCAGTCTCTGATGATGTTAAGTGGAGTCAAGTCTCTATAAACAACGTGGAAAGGGTTGAGATTTACAAAGGCGGGGGTAGTGTTGAGTATGGTGGAGACTCCAGCGGTGGGGTTATATTGATCACTACAAAAAAGACAAAAAAATGGAGTGGGAATATTGAATCCTATGGTGGAAATCTATGTACTCAGTGTTACAGTACGGATTTACAGACAAATATCAATAACTTTATCGCAGGCGTTTCAGTTGGATATCACCGTACAGATGGCTTTCGTACAAATGATGATAGAGAAAAAAAGAGAGCAGGGATTAAGCTATCCTATGAATTGCAAAAGGATATTAAATTTTCTCCTTCATTTGATTATTATAATGAGAAAAGAGGTCTGGCTGGGGTTGTTGGACAACCTACACCTGAATACCGTAAGTATTATGAAACCAATTCAGGCACTTTGATTTCAAAAATTAAAAAGATAAAGAGCAGAACATGTATTATTGATGTTGTGGAAAAGAACAAAAATCCCGATGTTCCAATTGAAGTAAGGTTGCATCCAATAACTTTTGATCAAGAAATTACTTCACAGTTCGCCATTAATGAACTTGGTAAACTGAGCATGGGTACTGGCATTCAGTATGCAGAGGTTGATGTAACGAAAGGTCTACCAGATGGAGAGGAAGAAGAGATGCATATAGATAGGAAATCCTGGATTTTTGCAACATATGATTATCAGTTCAAGGATTTTCCTCTATCTTTATATTCAGGGGTAAGGGGCATCTATTATTCCAGATTCCCAAATGCTATCAATCCTGAGATTCAACTTAGGTATGGAAGGGAGAAGAATGGTATCATTGTTGGATTCAACATGACAGATAATTCTCCAACCTTTAAACAGAGATATAATCAAACAACTGTAACCATGCCAAATCCGGATCTTAATAAGGAAAGGGCAATAAACAATAGTATAACCCTATTCTCCCATCAAATAGAATCCATAACTGTAAATATAGCTCCATTTTATAATATTGTATATAAAATTATTGTTTTAAACTCTTTTTATGATGGTGGGCAAAGATTTTTAAAATATGAAAACGTAGACAAGGCTATACTGAATGGAGTTGACACCTCCATAGACTGGAGACCTGCACAAACCTTTTGTCTTAATCTATGTTATATCTATCTTAGAGCAAAAGATGATAGTACCAATAATAACCTGCCTGGAAAATCGAGGCATGAAGTAAAAATAAAATCTATAATACAGCCCTTTAATATTGTATCAATTGCCATTACAAGCTCCTATATCTCAAAGCAATACAGCAATATTAGCAATAGTAAATCAGTTGCTGGTTATTATCTTACTACATGCAGGACTGACCTCAAACTAAATAACCTTAAGGCCTTTGCTGAGGTAAAAAACATTTTTGATGAAGAGTATATATTATACTATGGTTATCCAGAATCGCCTAGAACATGGATCGCTGGACTACAATATGAATTCTGA
- the rplM gene encoding 50S ribosomal protein L13, translated as MSNIQTTFSLKASQIEKKWYLVNAEGKVLGRLATEIARVLRGKHKPLFTPHLDTGDNIIVINAEKVILTGSKSEDKSYFRHSGYPGGEKFVNIKKIMNEQPEFAIEHAVKGMLPKNRIGRSIFKNLKVYKGSDHPHEAQKPEEINL; from the coding sequence ATGAGTAATATACAAACAACATTTTCATTAAAAGCTAGTCAAATTGAAAAGAAGTGGTATCTTGTAAATGCTGAAGGAAAGGTCTTGGGTAGGCTTGCTACTGAAATAGCGAGAGTACTTAGGGGAAAGCATAAACCCTTATTTACACCCCACCTAGATACGGGTGACAATATTATAGTAATAAATGCTGAAAAGGTAATTTTAACAGGAAGCAAATCTGAAGATAAATCTTACTTCAGGCATTCTGGTTATCCTGGTGGAGAAAAATTTGTTAATATAAAAAAGATAATGAATGAACAACCAGAGTTTGCTATTGAGCACGCAGTAAAGGGCATGTTACCTAAAAATAGAATAGGGCGAAGCATATTCAAAAATCTTAAGGTTTACAAGGGATCGGATCATCCTCATGAAGCTCAAAAACCTGAAGAGATTAATTTATAA
- a CDS encoding diacylglycerol kinase family protein, with protein MNARKVNDSVLELFHRHVDVDDIYVTHTIEQSDQCLDEIIEKGYSLILCGGGDGTAMRIIEQIHLKVEACNKAGGDYEMPKFGILKLGTGNAWAGLLGVPKGVKPIWKIQPLAFEELTYETFNMIEAEGRMFHFGGFGIDALILNDYLKLKNRFTKGILWKISNTLAGYFAATLFKSIPHILFKGFKLNVRIINDSNSPVYSASYSKGIREIPLKRGDVIYQGSVDTVIFGTTSDFGYKLKVMPFARAKSGYMNLRITNVNALKMLSQLRSIWLGKWEHRKLYDFLVRDIIIEIEQSAPFQLGGDPEGYRNNLHIKISDFTPCVLDFNGLSKD; from the coding sequence ATGAATGCACGCAAGGTTAATGACAGCGTTCTGGAACTCTTTCATAGGCATGTGGATGTGGATGATATTTATGTAACACATACAATTGAGCAGTCAGACCAGTGCTTGGATGAGATTATAGAGAAGGGATACTCCCTTATTCTGTGCGGCGGAGGGGATGGAACAGCAATGCGTATAATTGAACAGATACACTTAAAGGTTGAAGCGTGTAACAAAGCTGGGGGAGATTATGAGATGCCAAAGTTTGGCATCTTAAAACTCGGGACAGGCAATGCATGGGCCGGTTTATTGGGTGTGCCTAAGGGTGTTAAACCAATCTGGAAGATACAACCCTTAGCTTTCGAGGAGCTAACTTATGAAACATTTAACATGATAGAGGCAGAGGGAAGAATGTTCCATTTCGGTGGTTTTGGTATAGATGCTTTGATCCTCAATGACTATCTTAAACTAAAGAATCGTTTTACCAAAGGCATTTTATGGAAGATTAGCAACACTTTAGCTGGTTACTTCGCAGCAACACTTTTCAAATCAATTCCACATATTTTGTTTAAGGGATTTAAACTCAATGTTCGAATAATCAATGATTCAAATTCGCCTGTTTATTCTGCGAGCTATTCCAAAGGGATAAGGGAAATCCCTTTGAAAAGAGGAGACGTTATTTACCAGGGGTCAGTGGATACAGTTATTTTCGGAACTACCAGTGATTTTGGATATAAGTTGAAGGTAATGCCTTTTGCCAGGGCTAAATCCGGTTATATGAACTTACGAATAACCAATGTAAATGCGCTTAAAATGCTTTCACAATTAAGGTCTATATGGCTTGGGAAATGGGAACATAGAAAGCTTTATGACTTTTTAGTAAGGGATATAATAATAGAAATAGAACAGAGCGCCCCATTTCAATTAGGAGGTGATCCAGAGGGTTATCGCAACAATTTACATATCAAGATATCCGATTTCACACCCTGTGTTCTTGATTTCAATGGATTGTCGAAAGATTAA